In Zunongwangia profunda SM-A87, the following proteins share a genomic window:
- the aroC gene encoding chorismate synthase has translation MAGNSFGKIFKLTTFGESHGPAIGGIIDGCPAGLKLDFEAIQDELNRRKPGQSAIVTQRKEPDTVEFYSGTFEGQTTGTPIGFVIHNANQKSKDYSHIKDTYRPSHADYTYDEKYGVRDYRGGGRSSARETASRVVAGAIAKQMLKSVKITAYVDSVGKISLDKPHYEVDFSLIETNPVRCPDKAKAEEMEAYIKQIRSEGDTVGGTVRCVISGVPKGLGEPVFDKLHAELGKAMLSINAVKGFEYGSGFEGTAMKGSEHNDLFNEDGTTKTNLSGGIQGGISNGMDIYFNVAFKPVATIMQKQDTINKDGDVIEMQGKGRHDPCVVPRAVPIVEAMAALTIADFFLQDKSSKL, from the coding sequence ATGGCAGGAAATTCCTTCGGAAAAATTTTTAAGCTCACCACTTTTGGTGAATCACACGGGCCGGCAATTGGTGGTATCATCGATGGATGCCCAGCAGGGTTAAAACTAGATTTTGAAGCAATTCAGGATGAGTTAAACCGAAGAAAACCTGGCCAGTCTGCCATTGTAACGCAGCGCAAAGAACCAGACACGGTAGAATTCTACTCGGGTACTTTTGAAGGACAAACCACAGGCACTCCTATTGGTTTTGTTATTCATAACGCGAATCAAAAATCTAAAGATTATTCTCATATAAAAGATACCTATCGCCCCAGTCATGCAGATTATACATATGATGAAAAATATGGCGTAAGGGATTATCGCGGTGGCGGTCGTAGTTCGGCACGAGAAACGGCAAGTAGGGTAGTGGCAGGAGCTATCGCGAAACAGATGCTTAAATCGGTTAAAATTACAGCCTATGTAGACTCTGTAGGCAAGATTTCCCTGGATAAACCTCATTATGAAGTAGATTTTTCGTTAATTGAAACCAATCCGGTACGTTGTCCGGATAAAGCGAAAGCGGAAGAAATGGAGGCTTATATCAAGCAAATCAGATCTGAAGGTGATACCGTTGGAGGTACCGTTCGTTGTGTGATTAGTGGTGTTCCTAAAGGATTGGGCGAACCGGTTTTTGACAAATTGCATGCGGAATTAGGGAAAGCTATGCTTTCTATTAATGCCGTAAAAGGTTTTGAATATGGCAGCGGTTTTGAAGGCACTGCAATGAAAGGAAGTGAACACAACGACCTTTTTAATGAAGACGGTACTACAAAAACTAACTTAAGTGGTGGTATACAGGGCGGCATTTCAAACGGAATGGATATTTATTTTAATGTAGCTTTTAAGCCTGTTGCGACCATCATGCAAAAGCAGGATACCATTAATAAAGACGGAGATGTAATCGAAATGCAGGGAAAAGGTCGCCACGATCCATGTGTGGTACCAAGAGCGGTACCTATTGTAGAAGCTATGGCCGCACTAACCATTGCAGATTTTTTCCTTCAGGATAAATCTTCAAAACTTTAA
- a CDS encoding UDP-2,3-diacylglucosamine diphosphatase, with protein sequence MVKKRKIDLLVISDVHLGTFGCHAKELLLYLDSVAPEKIILNGDFIDIWQFRKRYFPKSHLEVIKKIIDLSTSGTEIIYITGNHDEMLRKFSETFMGSFSIVDKLVLELDGKKAWFFHGDVFDVSIQNAKWIAKLGGWGYDFLILINRFLNWCLVRIGRKKYSLSKKIKNKVKGAIKFIDDFEKTATDLAIENGYKYVVCGHIHQPRIVRKTNKKGTCLYLNSGDWIENLTALEYNDKRWELIRFPELNMKQIKEPQLLTAITVLKRSKSR encoded by the coding sequence TTGGTAAAAAAGCGAAAAATCGATTTGTTGGTAATTTCAGATGTTCATTTAGGAACTTTTGGATGCCACGCGAAAGAATTATTGCTATATCTTGATAGCGTAGCACCTGAAAAAATAATCCTAAACGGTGATTTTATTGATATCTGGCAATTTAGGAAACGCTACTTTCCTAAATCACATCTTGAAGTTATCAAGAAAATAATCGACTTAAGCACCAGCGGAACCGAAATAATTTATATTACTGGTAATCACGATGAAATGCTTAGAAAGTTTAGTGAAACTTTTATGGGTTCTTTTTCTATTGTAGATAAACTGGTTTTAGAACTTGACGGAAAGAAAGCCTGGTTTTTTCACGGCGATGTTTTTGACGTCTCTATACAAAATGCCAAATGGATCGCAAAGCTTGGAGGCTGGGGTTATGATTTTTTAATTTTGATTAATCGCTTTTTAAACTGGTGTTTGGTAAGAATAGGTCGAAAAAAATATTCCCTTTCCAAAAAGATTAAAAATAAGGTAAAAGGGGCTATTAAATTTATAGATGATTTTGAGAAGACGGCGACCGATCTTGCTATAGAAAATGGATATAAATATGTAGTATGCGGACATATTCATCAACCCAGAATTGTGAGAAAAACCAATAAAAAAGGAACCTGTTTATATTTAAATTCCGGAGATTGGATTGAAAATCTAACCGCTCTGGAATATAATGATAAACGATGGGAACTTATCAGATTTCCTGAATTAAACATGAAACAAATTAAAGAACCCCAGTTGCTCACAGCCATTACCGTCTTAAAACGAAGTAAATCTCGATAA
- the ppk1 gene encoding polyphosphate kinase 1, producing the protein MQQPTEDRFRHRDLNWLYFNERVLQEAEDKLNPLFERIKFLAIFSSNLDEYFRVRVSQLRQMKRVEKSIRKKLALKPNRLTKQILKEVKEQQDRFGAIYTMQILPELAANNIHIVDSEHFTKEQQDFTNTYFTDHVKKHLEIKKVDLSKENDLFLDNAMIYFLITFDNENELGVVNIPVDQCGRFVYFEHGKNMLTYLDEIVRSELPCLFPKDNITGIYEIKLSRDAELYIEDQYEGVLAEKIYESLKQRTDGQPTRLLYDAAMPKAVQKKLRHLLHLGKIDMMPGGKYHNFKDFLSLKDPTNNPELHFGEHPPIAHKILENSTDYFKSIKEKDQLVHFPYMSFQYVERFLDQAVKDDHVTHIKISLYRVADNSPLTSSLLEALEKGKEVTVFVEAKARFDEENNIIWGRKFEEKGANVIYSFPKIKVHSKIMMISRQEGKESVNYSYIGTGNFNSDTSKIYCDHALFTANPKLTKEMARLFMVLEGELIVPREKHLLISPFSTRQKFTTLIYNEIENARMGKKAKITAKMNSLEDYEIIDLLYKASKAGVEIRLLVRGFTCLIPGVEGLSENIYITSVVDRYLEHGRIYLFENDGDELMFFGSADWMNRNLDRRIEVVTPIYDRDIFEELKDILTIQLSDNVKARIQDAGETNQYVKPGKDEHKNRSQYAIYDYLKQKHNI; encoded by the coding sequence ATGCAACAACCCACCGAAGATCGATTTAGACATCGGGACCTTAATTGGCTATATTTTAATGAAAGAGTTCTACAGGAAGCAGAAGATAAATTAAACCCACTTTTTGAACGTATAAAGTTTCTCGCCATATTTTCCTCAAATCTGGATGAGTATTTTAGAGTGCGGGTATCTCAGCTTCGCCAAATGAAGCGTGTAGAAAAAAGTATTCGTAAAAAGCTGGCTTTAAAGCCAAACCGACTTACCAAACAAATTTTAAAGGAAGTAAAAGAACAGCAGGATCGTTTTGGTGCTATCTATACCATGCAAATTCTACCCGAACTTGCTGCAAATAATATTCATATCGTAGATTCCGAACATTTTACGAAAGAACAACAGGATTTTACCAATACCTATTTTACAGATCATGTAAAAAAACATCTGGAAATTAAAAAAGTAGATCTTTCTAAAGAAAATGATCTTTTTCTAGATAACGCCATGATTTATTTTTTAATCACTTTCGATAATGAAAACGAATTGGGTGTGGTGAATATTCCGGTAGATCAGTGTGGTCGTTTTGTTTATTTTGAGCATGGTAAAAATATGCTTACCTATTTAGATGAAATCGTGCGGAGTGAGCTTCCCTGTTTATTTCCCAAAGATAATATTACCGGCATCTACGAAATAAAGTTAAGTCGGGATGCTGAGCTTTATATCGAAGATCAATACGAAGGCGTGCTGGCCGAGAAGATCTATGAAAGTTTAAAACAGCGTACAGATGGCCAGCCTACCCGTCTGCTCTATGATGCCGCTATGCCCAAAGCGGTACAGAAGAAACTAAGACACCTGCTGCATTTAGGAAAAATAGATATGATGCCGGGAGGTAAATATCATAACTTCAAAGATTTTTTATCGCTAAAAGATCCCACCAATAACCCAGAACTTCATTTTGGTGAACATCCTCCCATAGCGCATAAAATTTTAGAAAATTCGACTGATTATTTTAAGAGTATAAAAGAAAAAGATCAGTTAGTTCATTTTCCTTATATGTCATTTCAATACGTTGAGCGCTTTTTGGATCAGGCGGTAAAGGATGATCATGTGACCCACATTAAAATATCACTTTACAGGGTAGCTGATAATTCTCCCTTAACCAGCAGTTTGCTGGAAGCCCTGGAAAAAGGAAAAGAGGTCACTGTATTTGTAGAAGCAAAAGCCCGTTTTGATGAAGAAAATAATATCATCTGGGGAAGAAAATTTGAAGAAAAAGGAGCGAATGTCATTTACAGCTTTCCAAAAATTAAGGTACATTCCAAGATCATGATGATTTCTAGACAGGAAGGTAAAGAAAGCGTAAACTATTCGTATATCGGTACCGGTAATTTTAACAGCGATACTTCAAAAATTTATTGTGACCATGCCCTTTTTACCGCTAACCCCAAACTAACCAAAGAAATGGCCAGGCTTTTTATGGTATTAGAGGGCGAACTTATCGTACCAAGAGAAAAGCATCTTTTAATATCCCCATTTTCAACTCGGCAAAAATTTACCACCTTGATCTATAATGAGATCGAAAATGCGCGAATGGGGAAAAAAGCAAAAATCACTGCTAAAATGAATAGCCTGGAAGATTACGAAATTATAGATCTTCTTTATAAAGCCAGCAAAGCGGGGGTAGAAATACGACTTTTAGTACGCGGATTCACATGTTTGATTCCCGGAGTTGAAGGTTTAAGCGAAAATATTTATATTACGAGTGTTGTTGACCGTTATTTAGAGCACGGCAGAATTTATCTTTTTGAAAATGATGGCGATGAATTGATGTTTTTTGGAAGTGCCGACTGGATGAACCGAAATCTCGATCGCCGGATTGAGGTAGTAACCCCGATTTATGACAGGGACATTTTTGAAGAATTAAAAGATATTCTCACCATTCAGTTAAGTGATAATGTAAAAGCCAGAATTCAGGATGCCGGAGAAACCAACCAGTATGTAAAACCTGGAAAAGATGAGCATAAGAACAGGTCGCAATATGCAATCTATGATTACCTCAAACAAAAACATAATATATGA
- a CDS encoding thiol-disulfide oxidoreductase DCC family protein, with product MNIPEDKKIILFDGVCNLCNDAVIFIIKHDKNDQFRFASLQSEIGRKLLEERNIDPNYLDSIILIEPGVAWYEKSDAALEISSDLSGICQSLKIFKFLPKGLRDAVYKGIANNRYKWFGKKESCMIPTPELKTKFLD from the coding sequence ATGAATATTCCCGAAGATAAAAAAATCATACTTTTTGATGGCGTATGCAATCTTTGCAACGATGCCGTGATATTCATTATAAAACATGATAAAAACGATCAATTTCGCTTTGCCTCTTTGCAAAGTGAAATTGGTCGTAAGCTTTTAGAAGAACGCAATATAGATCCTAATTATTTGGATTCGATTATTCTTATTGAACCCGGTGTTGCATGGTACGAAAAATCTGATGCTGCATTAGAAATTTCTAGTGATTTAAGCGGCATATGTCAAAGTCTAAAAATTTTCAAATTTTTACCAAAAGGACTTCGAGATGCAGTATATAAAGGTATTGCTAACAATCGGTACAAATGGTTTGGAAAAAAAGAAAGCTGCATGATCCCCACCCCCGAACTTAAAACTAAGTTTTTGGATTAA
- a CDS encoding uracil-DNA glycosylase, producing the protein MNVNINEGWKTHLETEFEKDYFKNLVEFVKNEYSNFNVYPKGKHIFAAFDHSKFEDTRVVILGQDPYHGPGQANGLCFSVNDGIPQPPSLVNIFKEIHNDTGSSIPQSGNLERWAYQGVLLLNATLTVRAHQAGSHQGKGWEQFTDRVIEIVSAEKENVVFMLWGGYAKKKASKIDSSKHLILTSGHPSPLSANRGYWFGNKHFTKANEYLIANGKKPIEW; encoded by the coding sequence ATGAACGTAAATATCAACGAAGGCTGGAAAACGCATTTAGAAACCGAATTTGAGAAAGATTATTTTAAAAATCTGGTTGAATTTGTTAAAAATGAATATTCAAACTTTAATGTGTATCCTAAAGGGAAGCATATTTTTGCTGCTTTCGATCATTCTAAATTTGAAGATACACGGGTTGTTATTTTAGGTCAGGATCCCTATCACGGACCGGGACAGGCAAACGGACTTTGTTTTTCGGTGAATGATGGTATCCCGCAACCACCGTCTCTGGTGAACATTTTTAAAGAAATCCACAATGATACGGGTAGTAGCATACCGCAATCCGGGAACCTGGAACGATGGGCATATCAGGGCGTATTGCTACTCAATGCTACACTAACGGTAAGAGCACACCAGGCAGGGTCGCATCAAGGTAAAGGCTGGGAGCAGTTTACCGATCGTGTAATTGAAATTGTTTCGGCAGAAAAAGAAAATGTCGTTTTTATGCTTTGGGGTGGTTATGCGAAAAAGAAAGCCTCAAAAATCGATAGCTCTAAACATTTAATTTTAACCAGTGGGCATCCTTCACCTTTAAGTGCAAACCGCGGTTATTGGTTTGGTAACAAGCATTTTACTAAAGCAAACGAGTATCTTATTGCCAATGGTAAAAAGCCAATTGAATGGTAG
- a CDS encoding substrate-binding domain-containing protein — translation MKTLKVGGVPEHFNLPWHLCIENDEFKNQDINVIWKDFPDGTGAMTRALRNGEIDVAVLLTEGAVKDIISGNEARIVQSYIASSLIWGIHVDAGSDYQSIEDLAGKKVAISRVGSGSQLMAYVNAQNQAWDPSKLEFEIVGDINGAVKALKEGRADYFMWEHFTTKPLVDNGTFRRVVDCPTPWPCFVIAVKNEILKIDYADVRKMIDIVNQKSSEILNIPGIDKVFAERYGQKIEDIRKWMEITSWSQQQISEADLEEVQQQLLRLDLISNTIDSSCILYNL, via the coding sequence ATGAAAACTCTAAAAGTAGGCGGAGTCCCAGAACATTTTAACCTTCCGTGGCATTTGTGCATTGAAAATGATGAATTTAAAAATCAGGATATCAATGTGATCTGGAAAGATTTCCCGGATGGTACCGGAGCAATGACAAGGGCACTGCGAAATGGAGAGATAGATGTGGCCGTACTACTTACCGAGGGTGCCGTAAAAGATATTATTTCTGGAAACGAAGCTAGAATTGTACAGTCTTATATTGCATCTTCGCTTATTTGGGGAATCCATGTAGATGCCGGATCTGATTATCAAAGTATCGAAGATTTAGCTGGTAAAAAAGTAGCGATTAGCCGGGTTGGCTCGGGTTCACAGTTAATGGCTTATGTCAATGCGCAAAATCAGGCTTGGGATCCTTCCAAGCTGGAATTCGAAATTGTCGGAGATATTAACGGAGCCGTTAAAGCTTTAAAAGAAGGTCGTGCCGATTATTTTATGTGGGAGCATTTCACGACCAAACCTCTTGTAGATAATGGCACTTTTAGAAGGGTTGTAGACTGCCCTACTCCATGGCCTTGTTTTGTGATTGCCGTAAAAAATGAAATTTTAAAAATTGATTATGCTGATGTGCGCAAAATGATCGATATCGTAAATCAAAAATCTTCTGAAATTTTAAACATTCCGGGAATCGATAAAGTTTTTGCCGAGCGTTACGGACAAAAAATTGAAGATATTAGAAAGTGGATGGAAATTACAAGCTGGAGTCAGCAACAAATTAGCGAAGCAGACCTGGAAGAAGTGCAGCAACAATTATTAAGACTTGATCTTATTTCTAATACTATCGATAGTTCCTGTATTTTGTATAATCTGTAA
- a CDS encoding dicarboxylate/amino acid:cation symporter, translating into MKKLALHWQILLGMFTGVVFALIMTNFSWGAEFVSDWIKPFGNIFINALKLIAVPLILASLIKGISDLKDISKLSKMGLRTIGIYITTTIIAVSIGLVMVNLINPGGTIEEDTRQELISSYEGDAVGVQANAAKQKEAGPLQALEDLVPSNIFAAASDNGNMLQVIFFAIFFGIGLILIDEKTAKPVKDFFDGFNEVILKLIDLIMLFAPYGVFALLAALVVESPSTDLFAALAMYALTVLIGLALMIGVYILLVWVFTKNKPSFFINGIAPAQLLAFSTSSSAATLPVTMERVEEHMGVHKEVTSFVLPIGATINMDGTSLYQAVAAVFIAQAFGIDLTIGAQLGIIATATLASIGSAAVPGAGMVMLVIVLAQAGIPEAGLALIFAIDRPLDMCRTTVNVTGDAAVSVMVAKSVGMMGPPNVKEWDEEYAKKKR; encoded by the coding sequence ATGAAGAAATTAGCACTGCATTGGCAGATTTTACTGGGAATGTTTACCGGAGTTGTTTTTGCCCTGATCATGACCAATTTTAGCTGGGGAGCCGAATTTGTAAGTGATTGGATAAAACCATTTGGAAACATTTTTATTAATGCCTTAAAGCTTATTGCAGTTCCGCTAATTTTAGCTTCGCTAATTAAAGGTATTTCTGATCTAAAAGATATCTCTAAATTGTCCAAAATGGGCCTTCGTACCATTGGGATTTATATTACCACCACCATTATTGCGGTGAGTATCGGTCTGGTGATGGTTAACCTTATTAATCCCGGTGGCACTATTGAGGAAGATACGCGCCAGGAGCTAATAAGCAGTTATGAAGGTGACGCCGTAGGTGTACAGGCTAATGCCGCCAAACAAAAAGAAGCGGGACCCTTACAGGCTTTAGAAGATTTAGTGCCCAGTAATATTTTTGCTGCCGCAAGTGATAACGGGAATATGCTGCAGGTGATTTTCTTTGCTATTTTCTTTGGGATTGGTTTGATCCTTATCGACGAGAAAACCGCCAAACCGGTAAAAGATTTCTTTGATGGCTTTAATGAGGTCATCCTTAAATTAATCGATTTGATCATGCTTTTTGCGCCATACGGAGTTTTTGCTTTGTTGGCAGCATTAGTTGTAGAATCCCCAAGTACAGATCTTTTCGCTGCCCTGGCCATGTATGCTTTAACCGTGCTAATTGGTTTGGCATTAATGATAGGGGTTTATATTCTTCTGGTTTGGGTTTTTACCAAAAATAAACCATCCTTTTTTATCAATGGTATTGCTCCGGCACAGCTTTTAGCATTTTCAACAAGTTCTAGTGCCGCAACCTTACCGGTAACGATGGAGCGTGTTGAAGAACATATGGGCGTTCATAAAGAGGTAACCAGTTTTGTATTACCCATTGGCGCCACCATCAATATGGATGGGACAAGTTTATATCAGGCAGTAGCGGCAGTTTTTATCGCGCAGGCTTTTGGAATCGATTTAACTATAGGTGCGCAATTAGGGATTATAGCCACAGCAACGCTTGCTTCTATAGGTTCGGCTGCCGTACCGGGAGCAGGAATGGTAATGCTTGTTATTGTTTTAGCGCAAGCCGGAATCCCAGAAGCCGGTTTAGCTCTTATCTTTGCCATAGACCGACCACTAGATATGTGCAGAACTACGGTAAATGTTACCGGAGATGCCGCCGTTTCTGTAATGGTTGCAAAATCAGTAGGTATGATGGGCCCACCAAACGTTAAAGAATGGGATGAAGAATACGCGAAAAAAAAGCGGTAA
- a CDS encoding endonuclease MutS2: MIKITEKSLADLEFPVVREQISELCVTDPGKAKALEITPYKNYKKTYFGLHQTNEYVSSKMQESPIPNHGFDQINNELKLLNIEETILEVSGFRKIAGLSETVNTQIRYFNKFQQIYPNLHQTVSEIEYTTVLIDQINKIVDRFGEIKDDASPLLQSLRRKINSVKGQINGSFNSALSTYSSYGYLDDIRESVVENVRVLAVKAMYRRKVKGGIMGSSKTGSIVFIQPESTFQYTRELNNLQYEEKEEVNRILKELTEFVRPFRSLLIAYQKLLTKIDVIAAKAKYAEKINGILPTITADQEIQLKEAYHPLLLISNNKKGTKTYPQDIDLSKNNRIVVISGPNAGGKSITLKTVGLLQLMLQSGILIPVHEFSRVSFFNRILTDIGDNQSIENHLSTYSYRLKNMNYFLRKCDDKTLFLIDEFGTGSDPELGGALAETFLEVFYEKESFGILTTHYANLKKLANELPDMSNANMLFDSKSLEPMFKLRVGEAGSSFTFEVAQKNGIPYSLINRSKKKVERGKIRFDRSIAKLQQERSKLQKTTDSLKQKEQKAAVQKDKLEETNARIQQKLEDYQELFDTNQRMIYLGQKVNDISEKFFTNNNKKELIGEFLKMVAIENSKRKKQNAKQRKAEKAREEKIKAEAEKKVEVIRQKKKEEKKQEEIAAKKEANKPKAKVKLGDRVRLEDSRSVGTLDKIEKGKATVNYGMFTTQVDIEKLELVQAMKKS, encoded by the coding sequence ATGATAAAGATTACAGAGAAAAGCCTTGCAGATTTAGAGTTTCCGGTAGTAAGAGAGCAAATAAGCGAGTTATGTGTGACGGATCCCGGAAAAGCGAAAGCTTTAGAGATTACACCTTATAAAAACTATAAAAAAACCTATTTCGGATTACATCAAACCAACGAATATGTAAGTTCTAAAATGCAGGAAAGCCCCATTCCCAATCATGGTTTCGACCAGATTAATAATGAGCTTAAACTGCTGAATATAGAGGAGACTATTTTAGAGGTTTCGGGTTTTAGAAAAATCGCAGGTTTATCGGAAACGGTAAATACCCAAATTCGTTATTTTAATAAATTCCAGCAAATATATCCAAACTTGCATCAAACGGTTTCAGAAATCGAATATACAACGGTGCTTATCGATCAAATCAATAAAATTGTAGATCGTTTTGGTGAAATTAAGGATGATGCTTCTCCCCTTTTACAAAGCCTAAGGCGTAAAATAAATTCGGTTAAAGGGCAAATTAATGGTAGTTTCAACAGTGCTTTAAGCACCTATTCTTCTTATGGTTACCTTGATGATATCAGGGAGAGTGTGGTAGAAAATGTTAGGGTACTTGCTGTAAAGGCGATGTATCGCCGTAAGGTGAAAGGTGGAATTATGGGAAGTTCTAAAACCGGAAGCATTGTTTTTATTCAGCCGGAATCCACTTTTCAGTATACCCGTGAGCTCAATAATCTTCAGTATGAAGAAAAAGAGGAAGTCAACCGGATTTTAAAAGAGCTCACCGAATTTGTGCGTCCCTTTAGATCCCTTTTAATAGCCTATCAAAAATTATTGACGAAGATCGATGTAATTGCGGCCAAAGCCAAGTACGCAGAAAAGATCAACGGAATATTACCTACAATCACGGCAGATCAGGAAATTCAGCTTAAAGAAGCCTATCATCCTCTATTACTGATCAGTAACAATAAAAAAGGAACAAAAACTTATCCGCAGGATATCGACTTAAGTAAGAATAACCGTATTGTGGTCATTTCGGGACCAAACGCCGGTGGTAAAAGTATTACACTTAAAACGGTTGGTTTACTGCAATTAATGTTGCAAAGCGGGATCTTAATTCCGGTTCACGAATTTAGCAGAGTTTCCTTTTTTAATAGGATTTTAACCGATATTGGAGATAATCAGTCGATAGAAAATCATCTAAGTACCTATTCGTACCGGTTAAAGAATATGAATTATTTTCTTCGGAAATGTGATGATAAAACGCTGTTCTTAATCGACGAATTTGGAACCGGTAGTGATCCTGAACTGGGTGGTGCTTTAGCAGAAACCTTTCTGGAAGTTTTTTACGAAAAAGAGAGTTTTGGAATTTTAACCACGCATTACGCTAACCTAAAAAAATTAGCGAACGAATTGCCCGATATGAGCAATGCAAACATGCTTTTTGATTCCAAGAGTTTAGAACCTATGTTTAAACTTCGTGTGGGAGAAGCCGGAAGTTCATTTACTTTTGAGGTCGCTCAGAAAAACGGCATTCCTTATAGTTTGATCAATCGCTCCAAGAAAAAAGTAGAGCGTGGTAAAATTCGTTTTGATCGCAGTATTGCGAAATTGCAGCAGGAACGCAGTAAGCTTCAGAAAACCACCGATTCTTTAAAACAAAAAGAGCAAAAAGCGGCGGTACAAAAAGATAAATTAGAGGAAACCAATGCCCGCATTCAGCAGAAATTAGAAGACTATCAGGAGCTTTTTGACACGAATCAGCGTATGATTTATTTAGGTCAAAAAGTAAACGATATCAGCGAAAAGTTCTTTACCAACAATAACAAAAAGGAACTTATTGGTGAATTCCTTAAAATGGTAGCGATAGAAAATTCGAAGCGTAAAAAACAAAATGCCAAACAGCGAAAAGCCGAAAAGGCAAGAGAAGAAAAAATAAAAGCTGAAGCCGAAAAGAAAGTTGAAGTAATTCGACAAAAGAAAAAAGAGGAGAAAAAACAAGAAGAAATTGCTGCTAAAAAAGAAGCAAACAAACCAAAGGCTAAAGTAAAACTTGGTGATCGGGTACGTTTAGAAGATAGCCGAAGTGTAGGAACCCTTGACAAAATCGAAAAAGGTAAGGCCACAGTAAATTACGGTATGTTCACTACCCAGGTAGATATTGAAAAACTAGAACTGGTACAAGCCATGAAAAAATCATAA
- a CDS encoding DDE-type integrase/transposase/recombinase, which produces MTYISFNIGCHYYLTLVLDVYSRMITGWSLSANMTTEDTVVPAFKMAVAVLDNQERKKLIFHSDRGSQYGSDKMEQLHKHYSTTPSMGGKAWENAHAESINGILKNEYINFENMNISLKQAQKLVEEAIYLYNFERPHGSLKNRKPQEFLNFVQRLATEQRPVFKINY; this is translated from the coding sequence ATGACTTATATATCGTTTAATATAGGATGCCATTACTATCTTACCCTGGTGCTAGATGTTTATAGCCGAATGATTACAGGATGGAGCTTATCGGCCAACATGACCACAGAGGACACCGTTGTTCCAGCCTTTAAGATGGCTGTAGCAGTTCTAGACAATCAAGAACGCAAAAAACTTATTTTTCATTCAGACAGGGGCAGCCAGTATGGTTCAGACAAAATGGAACAACTCCATAAGCACTATTCAACCACCCCTAGCATGGGAGGGAAAGCCTGGGAGAATGCCCATGCAGAGTCTATAAATGGGATACTTAAGAATGAGTATATCAATTTCGAAAATATGAATATATCACTTAAACAAGCTCAAAAGTTGGTAGAAGAGGCCATTTATTTATATAATTTTGAGCGGCCACATGGTTCACTGAAAAATAGGAAACCACAAGAATTTTTAAACTTTGTTCAGCGCTTAGCTACTGAACAAAGACCAGTATTTAAAATAAATTATTAA